A region of Desulfolithobacter dissulfuricans DNA encodes the following proteins:
- a CDS encoding PEP/pyruvate-binding domain-containing protein has protein sequence MVSGGQYISGFDPHFKIYHELMAFKVREILLVSSPYDAYIMEEDGSLASRIINEYHGLNLSEPPRITRVPTGEQALKLLESDRFDLVVTMPHLGGMDGYSFGDQVKKHHPELPVILLAHSVRDTLPGGMNGNDSAIDNTYVWCCDSDLLLAIIKNTEDRVNVDYDTRRAMVRIILLVEDSPLHRSTILPILYNEVVLQTQSVLAEGLNEQHRLLKMRARPKILCASSFEEAMELFVRYRPYIFAVISDVRFPMGGKLTDGAGFELVRILRREMKDLALLMLSTEEKNNALARMIPAGFISKSSSNLREEIHNFFLTYLGFGDFVFRMPDGTVLGRASSLRQFENMLRTVPEASLRYHAAHNHFSNWVMARAEIALASRLHKHHFSGIENGEDLREDLVSKVHALRKLRQKGVVAQFSRNGFDPDITDFVRIGHGSMGGKARGIAFVASELQQAIHQKSALAAMPVTIPQTCVITNDGFDDFVRINRLSPPDEPDDSLVAEQFLQARLPDWLEEDLRAWLARIHYPLSVRSSSMLEDAQFRPYAGLYNTFMLINDSEDFEERLRQLVRAVKLVYASTWFEGPRAFSRSIGQTRKDSMAVIIQQVAGRRYGDYYYPAISGVAQSFNYYPIAPMRPEDGIVHVALGFGKTVVEGERCLRFSPAWPEHLPQFSTVDDMLQNGQTWFYSLDCSRNALFSLRRNNLVRRSIDEAADEFPVRILSSTYFPDEHRIRDADLPGPKVLTFASILKYGHYPLPKILRELLAFGREGMGCEVEIEFAVDLDEDPARSVFYFLQIRPIVTTGESRRVQISDREWKEAILRSSQALGHGLYTGIADIVYVIPEKFDAAATREIAAEVGRINRELHREQRPYLLIGPGRWGTADPWLGIPVLWGDISGVGIIVELQGCGLQAEPSQGSHFFQNITSLGIPYLMVENSDCAGGKAGEQGGVDWTWIHGLETVRETGYVRHVRAAAPFELKVDGRSARAVVLAAGDNMTQGENNG, from the coding sequence ATGGTGTCAGGTGGTCAGTATATCAGCGGATTTGATCCGCATTTCAAGATCTACCATGAACTGATGGCGTTTAAGGTGCGGGAGATCCTGCTGGTCTCCAGCCCCTATGATGCCTACATCATGGAAGAGGACGGCAGCCTGGCCTCGCGGATCATCAACGAATACCACGGGCTCAACCTGAGCGAGCCGCCCCGCATCACCCGGGTCCCCACCGGTGAACAGGCCCTGAAACTGCTGGAGTCCGACCGTTTCGACCTGGTGGTGACCATGCCCCATCTCGGCGGCATGGATGGCTACAGTTTCGGTGACCAGGTCAAGAAACACCATCCCGAGTTGCCGGTTATCCTCCTGGCCCATTCGGTACGCGATACCCTGCCCGGCGGCATGAACGGTAATGACTCAGCCATCGATAACACCTATGTCTGGTGCTGTGATTCCGACCTGCTGCTGGCCATCATCAAGAATACCGAGGACCGGGTGAACGTGGATTATGACACCAGGAGAGCCATGGTCCGTATCATCCTCCTGGTCGAAGATTCCCCGCTGCACCGTTCCACCATCCTGCCCATTCTCTATAACGAGGTGGTCCTTCAGACCCAGTCGGTCCTGGCCGAAGGTCTCAACGAACAGCATCGGCTCCTGAAGATGCGGGCCCGGCCCAAGATCCTGTGCGCCTCCTCGTTCGAAGAGGCCATGGAGCTCTTTGTCCGCTACCGACCCTACATCTTTGCCGTTATCTCCGATGTCCGTTTCCCCATGGGCGGGAAGCTGACCGACGGAGCCGGGTTCGAGCTGGTTCGTATCCTGCGCCGGGAGATGAAGGACCTGGCTCTTCTCATGCTCAGTACCGAAGAGAAAAACAATGCCCTGGCCCGCATGATCCCGGCCGGGTTTATCAGTAAGAGTTCCAGCAATCTGCGTGAGGAAATTCATAATTTTTTCCTCACCTATCTGGGGTTTGGCGACTTTGTCTTCCGCATGCCCGACGGAACGGTACTGGGCCGGGCCTCGTCCCTGCGCCAGTTTGAAAACATGCTCCGCACGGTGCCCGAAGCTTCGCTGCGCTACCATGCGGCCCATAACCATTTTTCCAACTGGGTCATGGCCCGGGCCGAGATCGCCCTGGCATCCAGGCTGCATAAACACCATTTTTCCGGGATCGAGAACGGGGAAGATCTGCGCGAGGACCTGGTCTCCAAGGTCCATGCCCTGCGTAAACTGCGCCAGAAAGGGGTGGTAGCCCAGTTTTCCCGCAACGGTTTTGACCCGGATATCACCGATTTCGTCCGCATAGGTCACGGTTCCATGGGCGGCAAGGCCCGGGGGATCGCCTTTGTCGCCTCGGAACTCCAGCAGGCTATTCACCAGAAATCGGCCCTGGCCGCCATGCCGGTGACCATTCCCCAGACCTGCGTCATAACCAACGACGGTTTTGACGATTTCGTCCGGATCAATCGCCTCTCACCGCCCGACGAACCCGATGACTCGCTGGTGGCAGAGCAGTTCCTCCAGGCCAGGTTGCCCGACTGGCTTGAGGAAGATCTGCGGGCCTGGCTTGCCCGGATCCATTATCCCCTGTCGGTCCGTTCGTCGAGCATGCTTGAGGATGCGCAGTTCCGTCCCTATGCCGGGCTCTACAATACCTTCATGCTGATCAACGACAGTGAGGATTTCGAAGAGCGGCTGCGTCAGCTGGTGCGGGCGGTCAAGCTGGTCTACGCCTCCACCTGGTTCGAGGGACCGCGGGCCTTTTCCCGCTCCATCGGCCAGACCCGCAAGGATTCCATGGCGGTCATTATCCAGCAGGTAGCCGGCCGCCGCTATGGTGATTACTACTATCCCGCCATCTCCGGCGTGGCCCAGTCCTTCAACTACTATCCGATAGCGCCCATGCGCCCCGAGGACGGTATCGTCCACGTGGCGCTCGGGTTCGGCAAGACCGTTGTCGAGGGCGAACGGTGTCTGCGCTTTTCCCCGGCCTGGCCTGAACACCTGCCCCAGTTTTCCACCGTGGACGACATGCTGCAGAACGGCCAGACCTGGTTCTACAGCCTGGACTGTTCCCGTAATGCCCTGTTCTCCCTGCGCAGGAATAATCTGGTTCGCCGCAGTATCGATGAGGCTGCCGATGAATTTCCGGTCCGCATCCTCTCGTCCACCTATTTCCCGGACGAACACCGTATCCGGGACGCCGATCTCCCCGGTCCCAAGGTCCTGACCTTTGCCTCCATTCTCAAGTACGGTCATTATCCGCTGCCGAAAATTCTCAGGGAACTGCTCGCCTTTGGCCGTGAGGGCATGGGCTGCGAGGTGGAAATAGAATTTGCCGTGGACCTGGACGAAGACCCGGCCAGAAGCGTGTTCTATTTTCTCCAGATCCGTCCCATTGTCACCACCGGCGAGAGCCGTCGAGTGCAGATATCCGACCGGGAATGGAAGGAGGCAATACTCCGCTCGTCCCAGGCCCTGGGGCATGGTCTCTACACCGGCATTGCAGATATCGTCTACGTGATCCCTGAGAAGTTCGATGCCGCCGCCACCAGGGAGATCGCCGCAGAAGTTGGCCGTATCAACCGGGAGCTGCACCGGGAGCAGCGTCCCTACCTGCTGATCGGGCCGGGACGCTGGGGGACCGCCGATCCCTGGCTGGGTATTCCGGTCCTCTGGGGGGACATCTCCGGGGTCGGGATCATTGTCGAACTCCAGGGCTGCGGCCTTCAGGCCGAACCGTCCCAGGGGTCCCATTTTTTTCAGAACATCACGTCCCTTGGTATTCCCTATCTGATGGTGGAGAACAGTGACTGCGCCGGTGGGAAGGCGGGAGAACAGGGGGGTGTCGACTGGACCTGGATCCACGGGCTCGAGACTGTACGGGAAACCGGCTATGTACGTCACGTTCGCGCCGCTGCGCCTTTTGAGTTGAAAGTGGACGGGCGTAGCGCCAGGGCGGTGGTACTTGCTGCAGGTGATAATATGACACAAGGAGAAAACAATGGATGA
- the extKL gene encoding multiheme c-type cytochrome (seleno)protein ExtKL, with translation MRNALQRTLLLLLCACVVIWAQNAPAKEAQTIDELVAMFDDSKCAQCHEEIYAQWQSSWHAQAVVSSLKGMRNFIAIGLAKEWKTKPSKAQLLKCLDCHAPAVNYASEKLAVEISQLIVTAFEKKDSPAGKKARTQLAKLKVGCLSCHNIKATAVTRGLHGPPIKGAIYGPEGVLAEDDDGHDSIETVDMSRSAFCMQCHGRYKAPDGETIQCNTLSGSYQNTYISQGGSRSCQDCHMKNGHTFPGGHDLDTVKEGLSFDVEVTPYQHLPGKIKGVKDNKAWVPSVVVTAKITNNTGHRVPDGULWSGKVVLEVIAKDAEGKELFKADKTWFEIGVDLDRDMRYGAWQIKEIIDLTLPPMETQKERYLIHFDTDTEEVLLEARLWYYISGGKGDVIYSQTRKLVFD, from the coding sequence ATGCGAAATGCATTGCAACGGACCCTGCTGCTGCTTCTTTGTGCCTGTGTGGTGATCTGGGCCCAAAATGCACCGGCAAAAGAAGCACAGACCATTGACGAACTGGTCGCCATGTTCGATGATTCAAAATGCGCTCAGTGCCACGAAGAGATCTATGCCCAGTGGCAGTCGTCCTGGCATGCGCAGGCCGTGGTTTCATCACTCAAGGGCATGCGCAACTTCATCGCCATCGGCCTGGCCAAAGAATGGAAAACCAAACCCAGCAAGGCCCAGCTTCTCAAATGTCTTGACTGCCATGCTCCGGCAGTGAACTATGCCTCGGAAAAACTGGCTGTGGAGATCAGCCAGCTCATCGTGACCGCCTTTGAGAAAAAGGACAGCCCGGCCGGCAAAAAGGCCCGGACCCAGCTGGCCAAACTCAAGGTCGGCTGCCTTTCCTGCCACAACATAAAAGCCACTGCCGTGACCCGTGGCCTGCACGGACCGCCGATCAAGGGTGCCATCTACGGGCCCGAAGGTGTTTTGGCCGAGGACGACGACGGACATGACTCCATCGAGACAGTGGACATGAGCCGATCGGCCTTCTGCATGCAGTGTCATGGCCGGTACAAGGCGCCGGACGGCGAGACCATCCAGTGCAACACCCTTTCCGGCAGTTACCAGAACACCTACATCAGCCAGGGTGGCAGCCGCAGCTGTCAGGACTGCCACATGAAAAATGGTCATACCTTCCCGGGCGGCCATGACCTCGACACCGTCAAGGAGGGGCTCTCCTTTGACGTGGAGGTCACCCCCTACCAGCACCTGCCCGGCAAGATCAAGGGCGTCAAGGACAATAAGGCCTGGGTACCCAGCGTGGTGGTAACCGCGAAAATAACCAACAATACCGGTCATCGCGTCCCCGACGGCTGACTCTGGTCCGGCAAAGTGGTCCTGGAAGTGATCGCAAAGGATGCAGAGGGCAAGGAACTGTTCAAGGCTGACAAGACGTGGTTTGAAATCGGCGTGGACCTGGATCGCGACATGCGTTACGGGGCATGGCAGATCAAGGAGATAATCGACCTGACCCTGCCACCCATGGAAACCCAGAAGGAACGGTACCTCATCCACTTTGACACCGATACCGAGGAAGTGCTCCTGGAAGCCCGACTCTGGTACTATATCAGTGGCGGCAAGGGCGACGTGATCTATTCTCAGACCAGGAAACTGGTTTTTGACTGA
- the mobB gene encoding molybdopterin-guanine dinucleotide biosynthesis protein B, with translation MSVLQTDDRRRQNNVGMSLDQLPVLGICGSSGSGKTTLIEALIPSLLARGLQLVVLKHDAIKVQVDRPGKDSDRFFQAGADVWVLGDLSFCRIHSAGDLHGLLRRLCLRYDLVLVEGHGTTEVPKLWLSGETGAPPARNRGRILETLDREQATPERVLKWIDGWLASQWRRPPVWGCVLIGGRSSRMGQPKHLIKKDGATWVERTVWLLEKCVDQVVISGRGDLPQSLAHLPRIPDAPGLAGPLAGVLSVLRWQPAVSWLITACDQPAIRPEALQWLLDQRCPGTRAILPDLEQDGRVEPLLALYDFRCRPLLEELALGGSLRISMLAGVPGIVTPSPPPALHSCWRNVNTPDELKGLS, from the coding sequence ATGAGTGTGTTGCAGACAGACGACAGGCGCAGGCAGAACAACGTCGGGATGTCCCTGGACCAGTTGCCGGTGTTGGGGATATGCGGCAGTTCCGGCTCGGGTAAGACCACCCTGATCGAGGCGCTGATCCCGTCGCTGCTGGCCCGGGGACTACAGCTGGTTGTGCTCAAGCACGATGCCATCAAGGTTCAGGTGGACAGGCCTGGTAAGGACAGTGACCGGTTTTTCCAGGCCGGGGCCGATGTCTGGGTCCTGGGAGACCTCAGTTTCTGCCGGATCCACTCGGCCGGCGATCTCCACGGGCTGCTCCGGCGGCTCTGCCTGCGTTATGATCTTGTCCTGGTGGAGGGGCACGGGACCACCGAGGTTCCGAAACTGTGGCTCTCCGGAGAGACCGGAGCTCCACCGGCCAGGAACAGAGGGCGTATCCTGGAAACCCTTGACCGGGAGCAGGCCACCCCGGAGCGGGTGCTGAAGTGGATCGACGGCTGGCTGGCAAGCCAGTGGCGACGGCCGCCGGTCTGGGGCTGCGTTCTGATCGGAGGTCGCAGCAGTCGCATGGGACAGCCCAAGCATCTTATAAAAAAGGATGGCGCGACCTGGGTGGAGAGGACAGTCTGGCTGCTGGAAAAGTGTGTTGACCAGGTGGTCATCTCGGGCCGCGGCGACCTGCCGCAGTCCCTTGCTCATCTTCCCAGGATCCCGGACGCTCCGGGACTGGCAGGGCCGTTAGCCGGGGTGCTGTCGGTGCTGCGCTGGCAGCCGGCGGTCTCCTGGCTCATCACGGCCTGCGATCAACCCGCTATCCGGCCCGAGGCCCTGCAGTGGCTGCTTGATCAGCGGTGCCCGGGTACCCGGGCCATCCTGCCGGATCTCGAACAGGACGGCCGGGTGGAGCCGCTGTTGGCCCTCTATGATTTCCGCTGCCGGCCGCTCCTTGAGGAACTCGCCCTGGGCGGCTCGCTGCGGATCAGCATGCTCGCCGGAGTGCCCGGGATTGTCACCCCCTCGCCGCCGCCAGCCCTGCATTCCTGCTGGCGCAACGTCAATACCCCGGACGAACTCAAGGGTCTCTCGTAG
- a CDS encoding 1,4-dihydroxy-6-naphthoate synthase, which produces MSSHTLSIGYSPCPNDTFIFYGLVHGLIPLGGCRFSEPRLEDVETLNRWAMAAKLDVTKLSFHALGHVLGDYVMLDSGAALGRGCGPLLVTSSPGPGRPGKEWRIGIPGEYTTAALLLRLFAPECHRLEVLRFDRIMEQVSQGRLDAGVIIHESRFTYVEHGLYCVQDLGAWWEEETGLPVPLGCIAARRSLPEEVLAAVEDGIRQSVLWARTHGDRCRDYIKEHARELDDQVIRSHIGLYVNDFSVEMGEEGREAVEELLRRGRRIGLFPDTPVPPWRSR; this is translated from the coding sequence GTGAGTTCTCATACCCTGTCCATTGGTTATTCTCCCTGTCCCAACGACACCTTTATATTTTATGGTCTGGTCCATGGTCTCATTCCGCTTGGCGGCTGCCGGTTTTCAGAACCCCGGCTGGAGGATGTGGAAACCCTGAACCGCTGGGCCATGGCGGCGAAACTGGATGTGACCAAGCTCTCATTCCATGCCCTGGGCCATGTGCTCGGTGACTATGTCATGCTCGATTCCGGGGCCGCCCTGGGCCGTGGCTGCGGCCCGCTGCTGGTGACCTCCTCGCCCGGGCCCGGCCGGCCCGGGAAAGAGTGGCGTATCGGTATTCCCGGCGAGTACACCACCGCGGCTCTGCTCCTGCGCCTCTTTGCTCCGGAATGCCACCGGCTTGAGGTCCTGCGATTTGACCGGATCATGGAGCAGGTCAGCCAAGGTCGGCTGGACGCCGGGGTGATTATCCATGAAAGCCGGTTCACCTATGTTGAGCACGGTCTCTACTGTGTCCAGGATCTCGGGGCCTGGTGGGAAGAGGAAACCGGGCTGCCGGTACCCCTTGGCTGTATCGCTGCCCGCAGGAGCCTGCCCGAAGAGGTGCTTGCCGCGGTGGAGGACGGGATCCGGCAAAGTGTCCTCTGGGCCCGGACCCATGGGGACCGGTGCCGCGATTATATAAAGGAACATGCCCGGGAACTCGATGACCAGGTGATCAGGAGCCATATCGGGCTCTATGTCAATGATTTTTCGGTGGAGATGGGAGAAGAGGGCAGGGAGGCGGTCGAGGAGCTGCTCCGGCGGGGCCGAAGGATCGGCCTGTTTCCGGACACACCGGTTCCGCCCTGGAGAAGCCGATGA
- the mqnB gene encoding futalosine hydrolase: MYLVCAATSFEMDAFAAAWQADAPVARLVSGIGVVETALKLTSFLHHQDDVQGVINFGVAGAYMGRPYLAQPGLLDLCLARSEVLGDLGICLEDRVERFGAAGLVVADSFRLDPALLAKAEKILEHGGQSWYTGTFVTVSCASGTAARGALLARQYDGLCENMEGAAVARVCEEFGLPCLEIRCISNMVEDRNRDNWKLAEACERAGRAAADIASALGTASGIQCAPPPEGK, translated from the coding sequence ATGTATCTGGTCTGTGCCGCAACCTCTTTTGAGATGGACGCTTTTGCTGCCGCCTGGCAGGCAGATGCGCCGGTGGCCCGCCTGGTCAGCGGCATCGGGGTGGTGGAGACCGCTCTTAAGCTCACCTCTTTCCTCCACCACCAGGACGATGTCCAGGGGGTGATCAATTTCGGGGTGGCCGGGGCCTATATGGGGCGGCCGTACCTGGCACAGCCCGGGCTCCTTGACCTCTGCCTGGCCCGGAGCGAGGTCCTCGGTGATCTTGGAATCTGCCTGGAGGACCGGGTCGAACGGTTCGGGGCGGCCGGACTGGTGGTGGCCGATAGCTTCCGGCTCGATCCGGCCCTGCTCGCGAAGGCCGAGAAAATATTGGAGCATGGTGGCCAGTCGTGGTATACGGGAACCTTTGTCACGGTCTCCTGTGCCAGTGGCACCGCCGCCCGCGGCGCTCTCCTGGCTCGGCAGTATGACGGTCTGTGCGAAAACATGGAAGGGGCGGCCGTGGCCCGGGTCTGTGAGGAGTTCGGCCTGCCCTGTCTGGAAATCCGCTGCATCAGCAACATGGTGGAAGACCGGAATCGTGATAACTGGAAGCTGGCCGAGGCCTGTGAACGGGCCGGGCGGGCGGCAGCGGATATCGCATCCGCCCTGGGCACCGCCTCCGGCATCCAGTGCGCTCCACCGCCTGAAGGCAAGTGA
- the queA gene encoding tRNA preQ1(34) S-adenosylmethionine ribosyltransferase-isomerase QueA: protein MQPQFRLSSYDYDLPPERIAQHPAARRDQSRLLVLHCPDGRTEHTRFEAIGSYLRPGDLLVVNNTKVFPARLLGHKETGGKVEMLLLHYPRFPDCDTSAQSITIEAEAMALVKSSRRPRPDTLLIFGDQLQARVLSLHDNGKVKVSLRLHLEAGQDPEEVLASCGQIPLPPYIHRPKGTTPEDTHRYQTRYAERTGSVAAPTAGLHFSDRLLKELLAAGVSMATVTLHVGYGTFAPVRSEDIREHQIHAEYVEVSADTAAAVNRTRDEGGRIWAVGTTSVRTLEFAAAASGRVEPIQGLCQLYIYPGFRFQVVDNLVTNFHLPRSSLLFLVAALAGREQILEAYNEAVEKEYRFFSYGDAMAIITRALP, encoded by the coding sequence ATGCAACCCCAGTTTCGTCTCAGTTCCTATGATTACGACCTGCCGCCCGAGCGTATAGCCCAGCATCCGGCCGCCCGGCGGGATCAGTCCCGGCTCCTTGTCCTGCACTGCCCGGACGGCAGGACAGAACACACCCGGTTTGAAGCCATCGGCAGCTACCTGCGGCCGGGCGACCTGCTGGTGGTCAACAATACAAAAGTCTTCCCTGCCCGACTCCTGGGACACAAGGAAACCGGCGGCAAGGTGGAAATGCTCCTGCTCCATTATCCGCGCTTTCCGGATTGCGATACGTCAGCGCAGTCGATCACCATCGAAGCCGAGGCCATGGCTCTGGTCAAGAGCTCGCGGCGTCCCCGGCCGGACACTCTTCTTATCTTTGGCGACCAGCTCCAGGCCAGGGTTCTCTCCCTGCACGACAACGGCAAGGTCAAGGTCAGCCTCCGCCTTCACCTTGAGGCAGGGCAGGATCCGGAGGAGGTGCTGGCCTCCTGCGGTCAGATACCGCTGCCACCCTATATCCACCGTCCAAAAGGCACCACCCCTGAAGACACCCACCGCTACCAGACCAGGTATGCCGAACGCACCGGCTCGGTGGCCGCGCCCACGGCCGGGCTGCACTTCAGCGACAGGCTTTTAAAGGAGCTCCTGGCGGCAGGGGTCTCCATGGCCACGGTCACTCTCCATGTGGGATACGGCACCTTTGCGCCAGTACGAAGTGAGGACATCCGTGAACACCAGATCCATGCCGAATACGTGGAGGTCTCCGCTGACACCGCGGCGGCGGTGAACCGGACCAGGGATGAGGGCGGAAGGATATGGGCCGTGGGAACGACCAGTGTGCGGACCCTGGAATTTGCCGCCGCAGCCAGCGGCCGGGTCGAGCCCATCCAGGGGTTGTGCCAGCTATATATCTATCCCGGCTTCCGATTCCAGGTGGTGGACAACCTGGTCACCAATTTTCACCTGCCCCGCTCGTCGCTCCTTTTCCTGGTGGCTGCCCTGGCCGGACGGGAACAGATACTTGAGGCCTACAACGAAGCGGTGGAAAAGGAGTATCGCTTTTTCAGCTACGGCGATGCCATGGCCATCATAACCAGAGCTTTGCCCTGA
- the ltrA gene encoding group II intron reverse transcriptase/maturase, with protein sequence MVDVWYSLYDRMLSRDALHKAFGKVRSAKGAAGIDGQSIKDFAASAEANIDCLLKELWEKSYQPLAVRRVEIPKPTGGVRLLGIPAVRDRVVQQALLDILQPIFDRDFHPSSYGYRPGRSCHQAISKATMFIRDYDRKWVVDMDLSKCFDTLDHDLILSAFRRRIRDGSILGLLEKFLKSGVMTDSGFTASEIGSPQGGVISPLIANVYLDSFDQFMKNRGHRIVRYADDILILCQSKKAAENALEQARHYLEGELLLTVNREKTHICHSSRGVNFLGVSVCSQYTQIQRGKIKSFKAKVKAMTRRNSPVNLEKVIADLNPLLRGFANYFRIANCTGEFSRLMRWIRRRLRAIQLKLWKKPNRLHRRLRQLGYRGKFDAIKMNSWANAASPLSHYALPNGYLHRGLGLFDLGAVSTGISVSI encoded by the coding sequence ATGGTTGACGTTTGGTACAGTCTGTATGACCGGATGCTGAGCAGGGACGCTCTGCACAAGGCGTTTGGGAAGGTGAGGTCTGCGAAGGGAGCTGCCGGAATAGACGGCCAGTCCATCAAGGACTTTGCCGCATCAGCCGAAGCCAACATCGACTGTCTCCTGAAGGAACTGTGGGAAAAGAGTTACCAGCCACTGGCCGTGCGCCGGGTAGAGATACCCAAGCCAACCGGAGGAGTTCGGTTGCTCGGTATTCCAGCAGTCCGTGACCGTGTAGTGCAGCAGGCACTGCTCGACATTCTCCAGCCGATATTCGATCGGGATTTCCACCCGTCGAGCTATGGCTATCGCCCAGGCCGCAGTTGTCATCAGGCGATATCCAAGGCGACGATGTTTATCCGTGACTACGATCGAAAGTGGGTAGTTGATATGGATCTGTCCAAATGCTTTGACACCTTGGACCATGATCTCATCCTCAGCGCCTTTCGTCGCCGGATCAGGGACGGGAGTATCCTCGGTCTCCTGGAGAAGTTTCTGAAGAGCGGTGTAATGACGGATTCGGGATTTACGGCTAGCGAGATCGGCAGTCCACAGGGCGGCGTGATCAGCCCTCTGATAGCCAATGTGTATCTCGATTCTTTTGATCAATTCATGAAGAATCGTGGCCACCGAATAGTCCGCTATGCGGACGATATCCTGATTCTGTGCCAATCAAAGAAAGCGGCCGAGAATGCTCTTGAGCAGGCACGGCACTATCTTGAAGGAGAATTGCTGCTGACTGTCAACCGTGAAAAGACCCATATCTGCCACAGCAGTCGGGGCGTAAACTTTCTGGGAGTATCCGTATGCTCTCAGTATACGCAAATCCAGCGAGGCAAGATTAAGTCTTTCAAGGCAAAGGTCAAGGCAATGACCCGGCGTAATTCCCCGGTGAATCTTGAGAAAGTGATTGCAGATCTCAATCCGCTCTTGAGGGGATTTGCCAACTACTTCCGGATAGCGAACTGCACAGGAGAATTTTCAAGGCTGATGAGATGGATTCGGAGAAGACTGCGAGCCATCCAGCTGAAATTGTGGAAGAAGCCCAATCGGCTTCACCGCAGGCTGAGGCAGCTTGGATACAGGGGGAAGTTTGATGCGATCAAAATGAACTCCTGGGCCAATGCGGCAAGTCCTTTGAGCCATTATGCCCTGCCCAACGGATATTTACACCGGGGCTTGGGTCTCTTTGATCTTGGTGCTGTATCTACTGGAATCTCTGTTTCAATATGA
- the ltrA gene encoding group II intron reverse transcriptase/maturase: MVDVWYSLYDRMLSRDALHKAFGKVRSAKGAAGIDGQSIKDFAASAEANIDCLLKELWEKSYQPLAVRRVEIPKPTGGVRLLGIPAVRDRVVQQALLDILLPIFDRDFHPSSYGYRPGRSCHQAISKATMFIRDYDRKWVVDMDLSKCFDTLDHDLILSAFRRRIRDGSILGLLEKFLKSGVMTDSGFTASEIGSPQGGVISPLIANVYLDSFDQFMKNRGHRIVRYADDILILCQSKKAAENALEQARHYLEGELLLTVNREKTHICHSSRGVNFLGVSVCSQYTQIQRGKIKSFKAKVKAMTRRNSPVNLEKVIADLNPLLRGFANYFRIANCTGEFSRLMRWIRRRLRAIQLKLWKKPNRLHRRLRQLGYRGKFDAIKMNSWANAASPLSHYALPNGYLHRGLGLFDLGAVSTGISVSI; the protein is encoded by the coding sequence ATGGTTGACGTTTGGTACAGTCTGTATGACCGGATGCTGAGCAGGGACGCTCTGCACAAGGCGTTTGGGAAGGTGAGGTCTGCGAAGGGAGCTGCCGGAATAGACGGCCAGTCCATCAAGGACTTTGCCGCATCAGCCGAAGCCAACATCGACTGTCTCCTGAAGGAACTGTGGGAAAAGAGTTACCAGCCACTGGCCGTGCGCCGGGTAGAGATACCCAAGCCAACCGGAGGAGTTCGGTTGCTCGGTATTCCAGCAGTCCGTGACCGTGTAGTGCAGCAGGCACTGCTCGACATTCTCCTGCCGATATTCGATCGGGATTTCCACCCGTCGAGCTATGGCTATCGCCCAGGCCGCAGTTGTCATCAGGCGATATCCAAGGCGACGATGTTTATCCGTGACTACGATCGAAAGTGGGTAGTTGATATGGATCTGTCCAAATGCTTTGACACCTTGGACCATGATCTCATCCTCAGCGCCTTTCGTCGCCGGATCAGGGACGGGAGTATCCTCGGTCTCCTGGAGAAGTTTCTGAAGAGCGGTGTAATGACGGATTCGGGATTTACGGCTAGCGAGATCGGCAGTCCACAGGGCGGCGTGATCAGCCCTCTGATAGCCAATGTGTATCTCGATTCTTTTGATCAATTCATGAAGAATCGTGGCCACCGAATAGTCCGCTATGCGGACGATATCCTGATTCTGTGCCAATCAAAGAAAGCGGCCGAGAATGCTCTTGAGCAGGCACGGCACTATCTTGAAGGAGAATTGCTGCTGACTGTCAACCGTGAAAAGACCCATATCTGCCACAGCAGTCGGGGCGTAAACTTTCTGGGAGTATCCGTATGCTCTCAGTATACGCAAATCCAGCGAGGCAAGATTAAGTCTTTCAAGGCAAAGGTCAAGGCAATGACCCGGCGTAATTCCCCGGTGAATCTTGAGAAAGTGATTGCAGATCTCAATCCGCTCTTGAGGGGATTTGCCAACTACTTCCGGATAGCGAACTGCACAGGAGAATTTTCAAGGCTGATGAGATGGATTCGGAGAAGACTGCGAGCCATCCAGCTGAAATTGTGGAAGAAGCCCAATCGGCTTCACCGCAGGCTGAGGCAGCTTGGATACAGGGGGAAGTTTGATGCGATCAAAATGAACTCCTGGGCCAATGCGGCAAGTCCTTTGAGCCATTATGCCCTGCCCAACGGATATTTACACCGGGGCTTGGGTCTCTTTGATCTTGGTGCTGTATCTACTGGAATCTCTGTTTCAATATGA